The genomic region GGCGACGGATTGGAATCCGCCGAGATATCGACAAAGGCCCAGCCAGCGAAGGCAAAGTGAATGGGGCCTGCTGACAACGCCTCGATCGGCGACTCGAGCTTCATCTTCTGCCGGAACGCGCGGGCATCCGCCTGGCCGATGGCATGCGCCAGGTCATAGAGGAGATTGTTGGCGGCACGCTGTGCTTCGGCTTCACCCTTGTCGATATACAGGGATTTGACCAGCTGGACGAATTCCACGGACAAGGACGCGGCGCGTACCAGCACGTAGCGCTCGCCGGCGATCGAAATGCTGGCCGAGGAAGGATCCTGCTCCTGCGAGCTGAAGTAGCGGCGAACGTAGCGCTGGGCTTCAAGAAAGGTCGGCTCGAAGGCCGCGGGCACCTTGACCGTAGTGAGCGAGGCATCGTCGTCATCATCGCTGCGGTCCGGCGACAAGCCGTCATTAACGCCGGCTGCCTGGCGCAGCGCGGCAAGCTCGGTCTGCAGGCGCCGTATCCGCGCCTCGCGCGCCTCGCGATCGGCATTCGACTCGACGCTGGCGTTCGCTTCCGCTTTCCGTGAGGTCATCAGATCCCCGTTGTTCTGATGCGTTCTCCGCAGTTTAACCCATACCGACCTGCCTGGCGCACCCCCTTCCTCGGCTGCCCGAGGTGCGGCCTGCCTGGCGTTCCACTGGCGGGGCGTTGCCAGTAAGATGGCGGTTGGTCCACATATTCAAGGTCGTCATCGTGCCAGTCCGTATTGTCAGCCCCCGCTCTCTTTTCCTGTTCATCCTCCTGGCGCTGCCCGGCTGTGCCGGTACGCCTGCGCAGGCACCGCCGCCTGCAGAGGAAGAAAGCAGCGAGGAAACCTGGGTGGCCGCTGATGCCACACCGGCAGAGGTCGCCGCGAAGCTTGCCGCCAGGCAGGAGATCGACCAGGTCCAGCTGCCACTGGCCGTTGGCGGGATGCTGCTGAGTGAAAAGCATGTCTATGATGACGGCGTGAATGGCACCGTCTACAGCTACAGCGGCGATGTCGATTTCACTGCCAGTGTATTCGTCTATCCACTGAGCGAGCCTGCCCGCACGATGTTGCTCGATGCGGGTGACGCCATGCTGGTGACCGCGGAATTTCGGCAGGTCCTGGCCGAAATCGAGGCAGCGGCCAGTGCAGGCATCTACGAGGACGTGAAGATCGAGTCCGCGCGCCAGTTCGAGTGGAATTACAACTTCGAGCGCAATGGCGACGTACTGTCGGTGCCGTTTGCCGTTGTCGGCAGCCAGATGGCGCTGCAACGCAGCGGGCAGGCGTTGAGCTATACCCTGTACCTGACCGAGTTCAACGGGCAATTCGTCAAGATCAGGGTGATGAACGCCCCCTACGAAGGCCTCTCGGACGAGGTTTTCGCCTTTGCTCGCGACCTGCTGGTCGGGCTGTACAATGCCGATGCCCAGACCGAGAGGTTGTTTGTTCCGGGCGAGGCTGAGCAATCGTCGCTGGTGCAGTACCCAGGCGAATCCGCCGCCGAGTTCATCGCCCGCGCCCGGCAGGAACGCGGCACGGCGGCGTCAGGGGACAGTTCCGCGAACTGAAGAGGTCAGTCCTTGATTTCCTGCAGGTACGGTTGCCAGTCGGCGTAGTTGTAACGCTTGATCGTCACGCCGAACTTGTAGCGCTTGCCCTCTTCCACGTTGATCCGGATGTTTCGCTCGAAGAAGATCCGGGGCAGCTGGTAATTGCGCCCGTAATTGTTCTCGAACTGCTGTATCGCCTCGCGATCCGGCTCCAGGCTGAGTACATGTTCGCCCGGTGGCAGCAAATAGGTGCGCCGCTGCGGAGAAGCGACGCCCTTCCCGTCGACCTTGACCAGCAACGCAGGAAACAGGCTGTCCGTCACATCCGCATTGATGACAGCCTCGAGGGTCGCATGCGGCTCGTCCGAATCGGCAAAGGGACCCGCGCTGAAACTGGCACAGGCCGACAGCAACAGGGTAATGCCCAGCGCTGCCAGTAACTGGAATGCTTTCATGGGTCTGACCTCCTCAGAGTTCCGGATAGATGGCCCGGATCAGCTTGTCGGCGTTGATGAAGGCCCAGTCCCAGCGTTCGCGCAGGTCGGCCAGCGGATCCATCTCGACGATGTCATCGACGCTGTTGCCCTCGGCTTTCAGTTTTTCGACACGGCGCGCGACATCAACCAGCATGGCGCGGTATTCCTTCAGTCCTTCCACATCCGTGAGCTCGCCATGACCGGGGATGATGCGGGTCTCGCTGTCCGCTTTCGCGAGCACATGATCGATGGCCTTCATCATGCCGGCCAGCGAACCACCACCCTCGACATCGACAAATGGAAAACCGACCTGGAAGAAGGTGTCGCCCATGTGCACCACATTGGCGCCTTCGAACCAGATCATGGTATCGCCATCGGTATGCGCATTGGCAATGTGCACGCCACGCAAGGTAAGGCCGTTGATATGGAAATTGATTCCATCGTTGAAGGTGATCACAGGCAGCGCCGCGCTCGGATCTTCGGCACCCTGGTCTCGCAAGGTCTGCATGAACTCGTCTGTGGACAGGCGCTTGCGGACATTCTCGTGGGCAATGATCAGGCTGCCCGTGCTGCCAAGGTTTTCGTTACCGCCAGTGTGGTCGCCATGGTAATGCGTGTTGAGGATGAAGCGGATATCGCCCTCGCCCACCTCGGCGACCGCGGCACGGATCTTGTCGGTCAGCGGTGCGAACTGGTCATCGATCAGGAAATTCCCGTCCGGTCCGGTCAGCAGGCCGATATTGCCACCCATGCCTGCCAGCATGTAGATGCCATCGGCGACCTTGGTGGTCTTGATTTCGACGTCGTCGAACTGGCCGGCCGCGGCACTCGCCGTGAAGAGCAGGCCAAGCAATGCCGGAAACACGTTCTTGAGCAGTCTCTGCATGGGGACAATCCTCCTTGGAAAGGCAGCCGGAACCGACTGCCGGATTGGAATAGACAAAGCTTACAGCTTGCGCCGCAGAAAGAAAGGGCACCCTGTCGAGGCTGCGCTCAGGCGTCCTCGAAACGGTTCATGTCGCGGTTCTTGCGCACCTTGTCGGCTTCGAACACCCGGCCACTCATGGTCACATAGACACCCGGCGGCAGGGTCTGAACGGCCGCCACGGCACAACCGATGTTGAAAACGGCATCGCTGCCCTGGAATCTCGCGGGGCTCAGCGAGCCGACCAGGACAATGGTCTTGCCCGGGATGTCCAGCAACTGGCGACCGGTCTCCGCCATGGTGTCGGTGCCATGGGTGATGAGGATGTGCTTGTCCGGGCAGGCGGCCACGGCTTCATGGATCCGGGCACGATCATGCTCGTCCAGGTCGAGGCTGTCCTTTTTAAGAAGCTCTGCGACCTCGAACTCGAACGTCACGCCCACCTCGTGCAGGATGCGGCCGATCATCGCTTCGCCCACTTCGTATTCGCTCTTGGCGTCGAAATAGACCTTGTCGATGGTGCCGCCCGTGGTGAATACCTGCAGTTTTTGCATGTCGCCGTTCCGTCGCTGTGAGAGACTGTCGCCATTATACGTGGATGGAGAGCGCTGACCATGCAGGACCGGGTGATCGAGCCAGGTGAATTCGAGGCGGTGTGGGGCCATATCAGCAGCTGCGCCGGCACGTGGAGAATTCCGGTGCTGGCCAGCCAGAGCGATTCGGGCGCCGATGCGAGGATGGTCGTTCTGCGGGACGCGGATTCGGCCGCGCACAGTCTCCGCTTCTACACCGACCGCCGCAGTCACAAGCACTCGCAAATGGAAGCCGAACCGGATGTCTGCCTGGTGTTCTGGTCGCCGGAGGAAAAGCTCCAGGTGCGTGCTTACGGACGCACGCAGGAAGTGCGTGATCGCGAGCTGCTGGACGAGCTCTGGAAGCAGATGCCGCCCGAGCAGAAAGCCTTGTACCTGCTGGACGTGTCAGATGGTCATGAAGAAGAAGGCCGTGAAAATTTCACGGCCTTCGATGTCGAGCTTTCGGTGTTGCGTTGCCTTTGGCTGCGTGAGGGAGGCAACCTGGCAACGCGTTTCGATCGGCACGGTGACGAGTGGCAGGCCCACGCTGAAAGGCCCTGATCGTCCCCGGCATCGCTGTCAGTCGCGCAGCTCCAGGGTGATCGTGCCGCTCAGGGTCTCGACCGTGTACTGCGCTTCACCCTCGCCCTGCTTGAACTCGAGCTCGTAGCCCGGCGTGTAGCGACTGGTGCGGCGCGGCTCCGGACCGAAGTCGTTGTCGATATCACCGCTGAAGGTCGACAGGTCGAATTCACCCGTCGGCAGGCTGCTGAAGGTCAGCGTGACGTCGCCGCTGATCGACGCGAACTCGTAATCACCATCATCGACAACCTTGGCGCGAAATTCGATATCGCCCGAGGTGTTCGCCATGCTGGCACGACGCAAGGTGCTGTTGTCCACGCTGAGATCGCCGCTGACGCTGGCTGCATCGAGAATGCCGTTGGCATCACTCAGCCGGATGTCGCCACTGACGCTGGCCAGGTCGATGCGGGCGTCATCGCTCGTGCCCTTCAGGCGGATGCTGCCGCTCACGCTCGCAAGGCTGTATTCCCTGCTGCTGCCCTCGGCATTGATGCTGCCGCTGACCGTCTCTGCCGAGATGTCACCGGACACCTTGCTGAAATCCACGTCGGCCGCCACGGTGTCGACCTGAACCTCGCTGGCTGCCGGCACCATGATGCTCAGGTCCGAACCGTCGATGTTCTTCACCCGGCGCGGGTAAACCACCTTGATGCGGGTGAAATTGCCATCACGCTCGAAGTCGAGACGCTCTGCCCTGTCATCGAGTTCGCCCTCGACACGGATTTCCGCACG from Gammaproteobacteria bacterium harbors:
- a CDS encoding MBL fold metallo-hydrolase — encoded protein: MQRLLKNVFPALLGLLFTASAAAGQFDDVEIKTTKVADGIYMLAGMGGNIGLLTGPDGNFLIDDQFAPLTDKIRAAVAEVGEGDIRFILNTHYHGDHTGGNENLGSTGSLIIAHENVRKRLSTDEFMQTLRDQGAEDPSAALPVITFNDGINFHINGLTLRGVHIANAHTDGDTMIWFEGANVVHMGDTFFQVGFPFVDVEGGGSLAGMMKAIDHVLAKADSETRIIPGHGELTDVEGLKEYRAMLVDVARRVEKLKAEGNSVDDIVEMDPLADLRERWDWAFINADKLIRAIYPEL
- a CDS encoding asparaginase domain-containing protein; this encodes MQKLQVFTTGGTIDKVYFDAKSEYEVGEAMIGRILHEVGVTFEFEVAELLKKDSLDLDEHDRARIHEAVAACPDKHILITHGTDTMAETGRQLLDIPGKTIVLVGSLSPARFQGSDAVFNIGCAVAAVQTLPPGVYVTMSGRVFEADKVRKNRDMNRFEDA
- a CDS encoding pyridoxamine 5'-phosphate oxidase family protein — its product is MQDRVIEPGEFEAVWGHISSCAGTWRIPVLASQSDSGADARMVVLRDADSAAHSLRFYTDRRSHKHSQMEAEPDVCLVFWSPEEKLQVRAYGRTQEVRDRELLDELWKQMPPEQKALYLLDVSDGHEEEGRENFTAFDVELSVLRCLWLREGGNLATRFDRHGDEWQAHAERP
- a CDS encoding DUF4097 family beta strand repeat-containing protein; translation: MKTLNMRNASRLALGLLLGLAGTAPALAGERVDITKEAPADGTVSIETMAGNVKVTGWDRAEIRVEGELDDRAERLDFERDGNFTRIKVVYPRRVKNIDGSDLSIMVPAASEVQVDTVAADVDFSKVSGDISAETVSGSINAEGSSREYSLASVSGSIRLKGTSDDARIDLASVSGDIRLSDANGILDAASVSGDLSVDNSTLRRASMANTSGDIEFRAKVVDDGDYEFASISGDVTLTFSSLPTGEFDLSTFSGDIDNDFGPEPRRTSRYTPGYELEFKQGEGEAQYTVETLSGTITLELRD